The Daucus carota subsp. sativus chromosome 9, DH1 v3.0, whole genome shotgun sequence genome window below encodes:
- the LOC108201519 gene encoding TMV resistance protein N-like, with amino-acid sequence MTLVTFAALGLALSYAISVMFKPSADPQQQCLVVKDKNEVPVDTTTSQLAVNSSPLWDVFLSFYGKDTRRNFISHLYYALDQAGIVTFRDDPALEKGQDIPSALRHAIKHSKMFVVVISENYARSSWCLDELVEILSCKRTKTQVVPVFYYVDPSDYDTTRGVLV; translated from the coding sequence ATGACTTTGGTTACTTTTGCAGCTTTGGGACTTGCCTTGTCCTACGCTATTTCGGTGATGTTTAAGCCCTCTGCTGACCCCCAGCAGCAGTGTTTGGTGGTGAAAGACAAAAATGAAGTTCCGGTGGATACCACAACTAGTCAGTTAGCTGTCAATTCATCCCCTCTATGGGATGTCTTTTTGAGCTTTTACGGCAAGGACACTCGCAGAAATTTCATTTCGCATCTTTATTATGCTTTGGATCAGGCGGGGATTGTAACTTTCAGAGATGATCCTGCACTTGAAAAGGGTCAAGATATTCCATCAGCTCTGCGTCATGCAATCAAACATTCAAAGATGTTTGTAGTTGTTATCTCAGAGAACTATGCTCGTTCTTCATGGTGCCTTGATGAGCTCGTAGAGATCCTTAGTTGCAAGAGAACAAAGACTCAGGTTGTTCCCGTATTTTACTATGTTGATCCATCAGATTACGACACCACAAGGGGAGTTTTGGTGTAG